The Leopardus geoffroyi isolate Oge1 chromosome C1, O.geoffroyi_Oge1_pat1.0, whole genome shotgun sequence sequence TTGTGCCACAGATCTTGTTGGCAGGCTGGTGAGGTCTATGGTCTATGGACCTCCTATCAGATTATgctttaaatgcataaaaataaaatgcatatacaGGAAACCAAATGTACTGAAATCCAGttgaacatttaagaaaattatagtaCTATATGTGCTTTAATAAAGCattcaacaacaagaaaaaatgcaTTCAACAATGAAATTTAGTTGTGCGTTTAATAGTGTACTTTTGAAGTATCGGAGTGTGATACGAAAATGctgatactattttttttgttgttattgcctacatttataatggaaaaaatggcaaatttcagTTAGGGGTGAGTGAACAAAAATGCAAGTTTTTTCTAAGTTCTTGGATCCTCTAAATTTTATCTAATGACTGACCCAGTTAAAAAACCCTTGTAGAGCAGTTGAGTGATTTGTTACAGGTTATAAAGTTGGTTGGCAGCACAATGGACTTGACTCCAGATCACCCTTCATATGGCCCATTACTTACCTTTTCAGATTATCAATGGGTAGTGTGTTAAAGCCaggttttcttttgggtttttttttttttttttaatttttaaactgtatgTATCACTTATAAAAATGACACTAACCCTACTTTATTAGAAGAAAGTCTTATGTGTTAATCAggtttatatgtaaaatttcatAATCTTTGTGGCCATATTTCAAGTTAAGTATGTGTATACTTGATCTCTAAATATGCTGACTATGGTGTTCTGGGCTCACTGGTGAATGTTGAGTAAATGTTGAACAGATGAACTCAGGAGGAAATTCTAACCcagtaaagggggaaaaaaaatcaaattcctttGTTAGATAAAATGATTGTCAAAATATGCATTGAACATATTTATTCACCTATTTAACAAAGCATTTAGCTTCTCTGAAGAATACCCTTTACATCttctgttaatatatattttttggtatatGATGTTGCTTGCAAGTTAGTGTCAGAatgatcctttcttttttcctatagaGTTCTAATAGGTAAAATTTAAGAGTCAGGTTTCTTATAATTTCACCTATCACTTGGCCCCAGACTTTCTTTTCAATCGTAGAAATTACCTGCTAATAACGCAAGTAAATGATTCTACAACACAGTTGTTTATAACTGACTATCGCCTCTCCAaaacacttgtaattttttttttttttttttaaaaacaaaaacaattaccTGTGATAAAAGCCTCTAGCATGAGGCCTAGTAGCATTTGTATGGCAAGTAAGGCGATTGCACTTGGACAGTCACCACTGGGGAACATGGTACCATAGCCAATAGTGAGTTGTGTctccagggagaaggagaatgCAGCTGTGAAACTGGTGATGTACTTCACACAGATAGTGTGGTTTTCAGGTGGGGCATCATGATCTAGTTCCAGATCACCATTCATCTCCGCTAGAACATACCAGAGCACTGCAAAGACAAGCCAGTGGACaacaaaagaagcagaaaagaccaACATCATCCAGCGCCAGCGCATGTCCATTAGGATTCCCCAAGCATCTCGAAGATATACAAGACCTCTTTGGGCACCATCCATTTGCAGTGTGCTGTGGCCGTCCTTGGTGACCATCCTCCGGTACCTCTGAGTTAGGAGAGGAGCAGTAGCTTTGCAATTACTGCCATCCAtcttggtctgtaattttctgaAACCAAGAATAAGTTAGTAAGCTCTTAACTGTTCTATAgctaatattaataaattttgagACTTCATTCACTTTGTCCTGTTTTTGGAATGCTTCCCTAGCTACTGGGCCAGCTTTTCCAGTCTGACagctctctcccccctcttcgTGAAGGGGGCATTTACTGACTAACTAATCGTAGAAATTACCTGCTAATAATGCAAGTAAATGCTTGTATGCTGCCTGATCAGGGGCTGCCTTAGGatcttattgtttcttttgaatGGCTGTTAAACTAttggcattttaatatttttgagtatATTTTAAGATCCCTGAAAGTTGGGGATATGGTTTGTGGCTTGTCAGTGCCCCCTCTCTTGCAAGAGTCCAGGCAAAAGTAGCTGTTGATTTGACTAAACGTTATGTGTTTATCTActtttcataataatttaaaattacgAGTAATTCATAATTAAGAGGAATAAGTTAAATATGTGTTCCTCTGTGTAAATAACTAGAAAGCATTTGGAGATGTAGTGTTAAGCTGTctgcaaatatttggaaaccGAACTTCGTGCTAGGACAGGTCTAAGCATTTAGAGACCTATGGTTGtaatgtatactttttttaaattagcctGTTGAAAGTTTTATGAAtaggctttatttgtttttgtcactTTGTGACCATTTTCATggattctttccttcttgctGCCCTCTGAATATTCTAGATTCTGATTTGATTGTTGGCTGGGGAGAGAATTactttcttaaaacaattttttttttttaatttatttttgagacagagacagagcatgagtaggggaggggcagcgagagaggggtacacagaatccgaagcaggctccaggctctgagctgtcagcacagagcccaacgtggggctcgaactcacggactgtgagatcgtgacctgagccaaagttggatgcttaactgactgagccacccatgtgccctgagaGAATTATTTTCTTGGTAAATAAGAAATTCCAGGTAGAGATCGCTAGGTAATGTTAGTTTTGAAAGTAGGTAAACCAGAAGAAAAAGCTTCAAGTGTAATGAACTAAGATAACCATTAAGGCACcaaatggcaatttttaaaagttaattaatataattagttTTTAGCTATAAACAGTTAAATTGTAAATCAGTGGGTATGCTTTTCTCTGTGGTGAAAAGAAAGCTAAGGTATGCTTTCTACGTGACTATTCTTGCATGTGTCAAAAGCATCTTAAGACTTTTATGTAGAGCCTACCAGGAACAGAATGGGAATTGAAGCTTTGCATTTGACTCTGCCTAGCTGCTTCCTTCAGAAGTAGGTGTCCTTGAGAGTACTGCATTTCCCCTTCCTACCTTTTGAATGGCAGTGACGCCTAAGAAGAAGGGGACTAGAGGCATTGTTGCTTGGGTTTGCTGGATCCTTCTTGTGTCTAGGGACTTGGGGGTCTGTGGAGACTCCCTTCCTGTGTTATGGGAATTGGACATTGGCCAGCTGGATATatactttccctccctctccgcccccccttCCCGAGGCTAATATAACATTTACTGGTGATAGTAGAGACATTCTCTCGTATTTTCTTCAGATCTGAATTACTGTCGGAACACGGAGataattgttaaaatttatttagagtGGATAGCTGTTTTAGTTTCAtattacaaactttaaaaaactcttaggggggcgcctgggtggctcagttggttaagcgtccgacttcggctcaggtcatgatctcatggtttgtgagttcgagccccacgtcaggctctgtgctgacagctcagagcctggagcctgcttcagattctgtgtctccctctctctctctgaccctcccccgttcatgctctgtctctctctgtctcgaaaataaataaacattaaaaaaaaaaaaaaaactcttaggtCATTAATGCTTTATAATTCATTATTCTAACAAGTGGTCATTatcatttaatgtatttttttccctcagcatGGCTATTTAATGACTCATTTTGCtacattctttaaatgttttaggaGACTTTATCTCTGCCCTTTTGAAAGtaacaacagaaataataaaattttcgtAGGCACTTTGCTAGATGTTTTCATATTGCATTATCTTTAATTCTTTGGTATCTCAGCAAGGTAGACATTAttaccccatttttcagatgaggtcACCATCACCAAGGATCAGACTAGGCAGGTGGGAGCCTTAGACTATTTATGTTATTATCCATGTCTGACTAACTTTACAAGTTAATTTTCTTACTACAAGAAGCTGTTTTGAAAGTTTGGTGAAATAAAAACCTTTCCCAAGGTGATTGGCATTGTATTCACAAGGCAGTCTTTGACAGCCAGATTTTTAGCACTTCTAGTAGATGTTCTTCCTGTCCCTACAACTATCTCAAGTATCTATCGTAAACTATTGTTAACTTCATACATGATTCTTAGGACAGTAACGATTAATAATATTAGTAAGGATGTATTGTTTATTATGTGGCAGGAATCATACCAAACACTTTCACGTGTGTTAACTCATGTGAAGCCAGCaggcaatgcctggcacagagtaaccTTTCAGTGTtagttgctttattattattactaatgctTCTTAACTTTCACAGTAGTGCCAtcataattcccattttacagatagagaaactgaggcgtAATGAATTTCCTAGGATCACAAAAGTAGTAAGTGTTGGTGAATCCCACACCAAATCCAGAGTCAGCACTATATTgcttaaaaaatagacattttaatccTGGTTAGCCTTTGTGAGTAATACTATGTTCCATTTGACTAGTTTTGTTTGAGTCATTACAGAATATTTGGTCTTCAGGAATGCTTAGGTTCAACCCTGTGACTTTTAggcaagaaatttattttcag is a genomic window containing:
- the KCNJ13 gene encoding inward rectifier potassium channel 13 isoform X3; amino-acid sequence: MDGSNCKATAPLLTQRYRRMVTKDGHSTLQMDGAQRGLVYLRDAWGILMDMRWRWMMLVFSASFVVHWLVFAVLWCLCGEDCPAEKSSFLNSLYRLSSSSSHRWQT